The following are encoded together in the Hydractinia symbiolongicarpus strain clone_291-10 chromosome 14, HSymV2.1, whole genome shotgun sequence genome:
- the LOC130625046 gene encoding uncharacterized protein LOC130625046, with the protein MAFSTSFREWCYCLYEKEKIQENMWFDCPCCTISQHSCHVDVMCKLWGFIKRKEPGLALKTKPALSVMHAKGHSLNCQVQWDGAWTDGTGKSTGEETEQIFSFLSRCGNSNKHQLPES; encoded by the exons ATGGCATTTTCAACTTCTTTTCGAGAATGGTGCTACTGCTTGTATGAAAAggaaaaaattcaagaaaatatGTGGTTTGACTGCCCCTGTTGCACCATTTCTCAACATAGTTGCCATGTTGAC GTAATGTGCAAACTGTGGGGTTTCATAAAACGTAAAGAACCTGGGTTAGCTTTGAAGACTAAACCTGCATTGTCTGTTATGCATGCCAAGGGCCATTCATTAAACTGTcag GTTCAGTGGGATGGAGCATGGACAGATGGGACGGGAAAATCAACTGGTGAGGAAACTGAACAAATATTCAGCTTCTTATCGCGATGTGGAAACTCTAACAAACATCAACTTCCTGAAAGTTAG
- the LOC130625526 gene encoding uncharacterized protein LOC130625526, which yields MFSSFEAWNKKRADIHEEYYMLQVLDSLCNNCLSHRSCVTCSQCHKDYCAKCDRKTHHLHPFHDRCYIDKYQVPLSPLQVIDDENHIQKAVRILPLKRYSCLSCTSTDIIYDPCDEMCIVLNERGRYDFYKHTIVCKSCGAKDDPFDLRTIIRSGYWPAAPTTLNYLVDVNLFNLWSNIRSKMPGTSESSFIAALVELSLGNGRVSIF from the exons ATGTTTTCAAGTTTTGAAGCTTGGAATAAGAAACGAGCTGATATTCATGAAGAATATTATATGTTGCAAGTTCTGGATAGTTTGTGCAATAATTGTCTATCACACAGATCTTGCGTCACTTGTAGTCAATGTCATAAAGACTACTGTGCTAAATGTGATAGGAAAACTCACCATCTCCACCCATTTCACGATCGATGTTATATAGACAAGTATCAGGTTCCACTTTCACCGTTACAAGTTATAGATGATGAAAATCACATACAAAAAGCAG ttaGAATACTTCCTTTGAAACGTTATTCATGTTTGTCATGCACAAGTACAGACATTATTTATGATCCATGTGATGAAATGTGCATAGTTCTCAATGAAAGAG GTCGCTATGATTTTTACAAGCACACAATTGTTTGCAAAAGTTGTGGAGCTAAAGATGATCCGTTTGACCTACGCACCATTATCCGTTCTGGGTATTGGCCTGCTGCACCAACAACATTGAATTATCTAGTTGATGTGAATCTCTTTAACCTTTGGAGTAATATCAGAAGCAAGATGCCAGGTACATCAGAAAGTTCATTCATTGCTGCCCTCGTTGAACTATCTCTTGGAAATGGAAGGGTAagcattttttaa